ACTTGCACTCCATCGTGTCCACCCGCACTTTGTCCCCCGTCGCCACGAACTGGGGCACCATGATCGAAAGGCCGGTCTCCAGCTTCGCCGGTTTCGGTGAGCTTGTGATGGTGGCCGTTTTCATCACCGGAGAGGTCTCTGTGACGGTAAGCTCCACCACGCGGGGCGGCTCCACGCCAAGGGGCTTGCCGTCGTAATATTCCACTTTCACTTTCGTGTTGGGCAGCAGGAATTCGCGCGTCCCCTCAAGTATGTCGCCGCTGAGGAATATCTGCTCGTATGTTTCCGTGTTCATGAAGCAATGGCCGGCCGGATCCTCGTAAAGGTATTCCATCTCGTGCTGTTCAAGCGCGGCGCGCTCCACCTTTTCCTCGGTGC
The genomic region above belongs to Nitrospinota bacterium and contains:
- the efp gene encoding elongation factor P; amino-acid sequence: MAVYINAGSIRVGYLIIYDKQLWRVMAAEHVKPGKGGAYAQVKLRNVIQGNQTEVRLRTEEKVERAALEQHEMEYLYEDPAGHCFMNTETYEQIFLSGDILEGTREFLLPNTKVKVEYYDGKPLGVEPPRVVELTVTETSPVMKTATITSSPKPAKLETGLSIMVPQFVATGDKVRVDTMECKYIERVK